Proteins encoded together in one Chryseobacterium sp. G0201 window:
- the metQ gene encoding methionine ABC transporter substrate-binding lipoprotein MetQ, which produces MKKIKILSFLAAGLLLFTACNSPKKEDPNFIKVGITSGPEQEIAEVAKKVAKEKYNLEVELVSFNDYVVPNEALNNGDIDANAFQHAPYLNEQSKQRGYKLAVVGNTFLYPIVAYSKKIKNINELQNGSTVVIPNDPTNGGRSLLLLQKNGLVKLKEGIGLLPKVTDIVDNPKQLKIIEIEAPQLPRVLDDKEVVIAIINNNFAAQAGLDETKFGIFKEDKDSPYVNLVVSREDNKNDEKVKNFLKAYQSDEVVKKAGEIFKGGAVKGW; this is translated from the coding sequence ATGAAAAAAATAAAGATTTTAAGTTTCTTAGCAGCTGGTTTGCTATTATTTACAGCTTGTAATTCACCAAAAAAAGAAGATCCGAATTTCATTAAAGTCGGTATCACATCAGGCCCGGAACAGGAAATTGCAGAAGTGGCTAAAAAAGTTGCTAAGGAAAAATACAACCTTGAAGTTGAGCTCGTTTCTTTTAATGATTATGTAGTTCCAAATGAAGCACTGAACAATGGAGATATTGATGCTAATGCTTTTCAACATGCTCCTTATTTGAATGAACAATCAAAACAGAGAGGTTACAAACTAGCAGTTGTCGGAAATACTTTTCTCTATCCGATCGTAGCGTATTCAAAAAAGATCAAAAATATCAACGAACTTCAAAACGGAAGTACGGTTGTTATTCCAAATGACCCTACAAACGGTGGCCGTTCATTGCTTCTTTTGCAGAAAAACGGATTAGTAAAATTAAAAGAAGGAATTGGTTTATTACCTAAAGTCACTGATATTGTTGATAACCCAAAACAGTTGAAAATTATAGAAATTGAAGCTCCACAATTGCCAAGAGTTTTGGATGATAAAGAAGTTGTGATTGCGATTATAAATAACAATTTCGCAGCTCAGGCAGGATTAGATGAAACTAAATTCGGAATTTTTAAAGAAGATAAAGATTCTCCGTATGTAAATCTTGTGGTTTCAAGAGAAGATAACAAAAACGATGAGAAAGTGAAAAATTTTCTGAAAGCTTATCAATCTGACGAAGTTGTAAAAAAAGCCGGAGAGATTTTCAAAGGCGGAGCGGTTAAAGGTTGGTAG
- a CDS encoding methyltransferase domain-containing protein — MPWNPDIYNQFKNIRFKPFFDLADLIKDEKQMKAIDLGCGTGEQTAILTEKFPEATFIGIDSSSEMLEKSKMLENDRLHFRKATTEEILNSDENWDLIFSNAALQWSDDHKTLFPKLISKLKSDGQLAIQMPYQPGNILNQILFELANEEPFKSQLNNWNRPSAVLTIDEYAQILFDNGIEELNLSQKVYPIIAEDHETLFNFISGSALIPYLERLDEEQQKAFTAEFKQRIEKGFPKMPAIYSFKRILMYGRKK, encoded by the coding sequence ATGCCTTGGAATCCTGACATTTATAATCAATTTAAAAACATCCGTTTCAAACCATTTTTTGATCTTGCTGATCTTATTAAAGATGAAAAACAAATGAAAGCCATTGATCTGGGCTGCGGAACAGGTGAACAAACCGCCATTCTTACTGAAAAATTTCCGGAGGCTACATTTATAGGAATTGATTCATCAAGTGAAATGCTGGAAAAGTCTAAAATGCTTGAAAATGACCGTCTTCATTTCAGAAAAGCAACCACCGAAGAAATTTTGAACAGTGATGAAAATTGGGATCTTATTTTCAGCAATGCCGCTCTGCAATGGTCTGACGATCATAAAACTTTGTTTCCGAAACTGATCTCTAAATTGAAATCTGACGGTCAGTTAGCTATCCAAATGCCTTATCAGCCGGGAAATATTCTTAATCAAATTTTATTTGAACTTGCCAATGAAGAGCCTTTCAAATCACAATTAAATAATTGGAATCGCCCTTCTGCAGTTCTCACGATTGATGAATATGCCCAAATTTTATTTGATAATGGTATTGAAGAGTTGAATCTTTCACAAAAAGTCTATCCAATTATCGCGGAAGATCATGAGACTTTATTCAATTTTATTTCAGGATCGGCTTTGATTCCTTATTTGGAAAGATTGGATGAGGAACAGCAAAAAGCTTTTACAGCAGAATTTAAACAACGAATTGAAAAGGGGTTTCCGAAAATGCCGGCCATTTATTCGTTTAAGAGGATTTTGATGTATGGGAGAAAAAAATAA
- the metI gene encoding methionine ABC transporter permease MetI translates to MLSDTVISLLSKGVWETIYMTFVSGFFGFILGLPVGILLFMTRKGQLLENVYYNRILSVLVNIFRSIPFIILIVWMIPFTRTLVGTSIGVNAALVPLSIGAAPFIARLVENSLLEVPAGLIETARALGATPFQIIKKVLLPEALPSLINNATITLITLVGYSAMGGAVGAGGLGQIGYQYGYIGYDAVIMNLVLGLLVAIVFIIQFSGDRLAKIFDHR, encoded by the coding sequence ATGCTTAGTGATACAGTAATTTCGCTTTTGTCGAAAGGAGTTTGGGAAACAATTTATATGACTTTTGTTTCAGGATTTTTCGGATTTATTTTAGGACTTCCTGTCGGGATTCTTTTATTCATGACACGAAAAGGACAGCTTTTAGAAAATGTATATTATAATAGGATTTTATCTGTTTTGGTTAATATTTTCCGTTCCATTCCTTTCATTATTTTGATCGTTTGGATGATACCTTTCACAAGAACTTTGGTTGGGACATCTATTGGAGTGAATGCTGCTTTGGTTCCTTTAAGTATTGGTGCGGCGCCATTTATTGCAAGATTAGTTGAAAACAGTCTTCTTGAAGTTCCGGCTGGTTTAATTGAGACTGCCAGAGCATTAGGAGCTACTCCATTTCAAATTATCAAAAAAGTCTTGCTTCCTGAAGCACTTCCTTCATTGATCAATAACGCAACCATCACTTTGATCACTTTAGTAGGATATTCTGCAATGGGCGGAGCTGTTGGGGCAGGCGGATTGGGACAGATCGGATATCAATATGGTTATATCGGCTATGATGCGGTTATTATGAATCTTGTGCTTGGATTATTGGTTGCTATTGTATTTATCATTCAATTTTCTGGTGATAGATTGGCGAAAATATTTGATCATCGCTGA
- a CDS encoding DUF2652 domain-containing protein produces MKNTNIHEGIILIPDFNGFTEFVFNTKLYTGQYIVRELLSTLLEVNDQHFDISEIEGDAILFYRYDSKPSYQTVSKLLKKMRNAFNRKVEELSEILNTSIDLSLKFIVHYGKFSQYKIGNFKKLYGSTVIEAHQLLKNGFAEQPSYALFSNSFLDKSNDFENGSNGQLYLPEVGVIQYFEKINQHI; encoded by the coding sequence ATGAAAAATACAAATATACACGAGGGAATCATACTCATTCCGGACTTTAACGGGTTTACAGAATTTGTATTCAATACGAAATTGTATACCGGTCAATATATCGTAAGAGAGTTACTTTCTACGTTGCTGGAGGTGAATGATCAGCATTTTGATATTTCAGAAATCGAAGGTGATGCGATTTTATTTTATAGATATGATTCAAAACCATCTTATCAAACTGTTTCAAAATTGCTTAAAAAAATGAGAAATGCTTTTAATAGAAAGGTTGAGGAATTAAGTGAGATTTTGAACACTTCTATTGATCTGTCATTAAAATTCATTGTTCATTACGGGAAATTTTCACAATATAAGATCGGGAATTTTAAGAAACTCTATGGTTCAACCGTTATAGAAGCCCATCAATTGCTTAAAAATGGTTTTGCGGAACAGCCTTCTTATGCTTTATTTAGCAATTCTTTTCTGGATAAAAGCAATGATTTTGAAAATGGATCGAATGGTCAACTTTATCTTCCGGAGGTAGGTGTTATTCAGTATTTTGAAAAAATAAATCAGCATATTTAA
- a CDS encoding outer membrane beta-barrel family protein yields the protein MKILLTPIALLIASLAFAQAEKKDTIKGKDIEAVVITARKPTVESKVDRTVFNVANSSIVAGNTTWDVLRMTPLVSIDNNDAIKAEGESVTVYINDRKSVFTGKELKEYLATIPADNLLKIEVITSPSSRYESAGSVINIVLKKRDDEGLKGSVTFNNRQNRKNSQYTNANLNYHKKKFTQTVIGGYSDNTYVQQNSIFNTLYESNKITQIESESIYKNRSPSLSSTSEFELNDKNNIGLILEYYQSKTSSTSDASGTNFMNNNLTDSYIQNQSSNGLNRTVGTNLFYKYYDKEKNKILDINVGTNYNSQEDKSFFVKDISTEPVADELGINSNNEMRNYYLKVDYTQPLGKSGATFEVGGKMDFNNNVIPNDLYGNHLDSDLRTNDIFHYSDNINSIYVNYSKTFFKKLETRIGLRYEHIDFKVREDVAGTYRKDSYGTFLPNLLLKYSFSDKYDLSVTYNRNIWRPWYSEFNPFLVPNNDGIYTRGNMDLDPNPSDRVVMKLGVFKKYFLSARYMFTKQDYWTTYDEENNKTVSYPGNFPGKVEKYYLFASTNQTFLKNKLSVNVGFGWYYIDNSDFNTKNGLNRDDDSGPRNYISYWGGSTNLSYTNLFNKNINLSAWVEISNQNNGNSLANTTNIFHNISVTKIFPKTQMEASLQLMNIFQRPNFDSTTFSPKGTFRNSSQSDWYGVSLTFVKRFGNQKVKGNTKTDVEKGGGGEK from the coding sequence ATGAAAATATTATTAACACCAATCGCTTTATTAATCGCTTCCTTAGCTTTTGCTCAGGCAGAAAAAAAAGATACTATTAAAGGAAAAGATATAGAAGCTGTTGTTATCACTGCCAGAAAACCAACCGTAGAATCTAAAGTTGACAGAACGGTTTTTAATGTAGCGAACAGTTCGATCGTTGCAGGAAATACAACTTGGGATGTGCTGAGAATGACACCTTTGGTGAGCATTGACAATAATGATGCAATAAAAGCGGAAGGAGAATCCGTAACTGTTTATATCAACGACAGAAAATCTGTTTTTACGGGAAAAGAACTAAAGGAATATCTTGCGACCATTCCTGCAGATAATCTTTTGAAAATCGAAGTCATTACAAGTCCGTCTTCTCGTTATGAAAGTGCTGGATCTGTCATCAATATTGTCCTGAAAAAGCGTGATGATGAAGGGTTGAAAGGAAGTGTAACCTTCAATAACAGACAAAACAGAAAGAATTCTCAATACACTAATGCGAATCTTAATTATCACAAGAAAAAATTTACCCAGACGGTGATTGGCGGTTATAGTGATAACACATATGTTCAGCAAAATTCTATCTTCAACACATTGTATGAAAGCAATAAAATTACACAGATAGAGAGTGAAAGTATCTATAAAAACAGAAGTCCGTCTCTTTCCTCAACTTCCGAGTTTGAACTGAATGATAAAAATAATATAGGACTTATTCTTGAATATTATCAGAGCAAAACATCTTCTACTTCTGATGCGAGTGGAACGAACTTTATGAATAATAATTTAACAGATTCTTATATTCAAAATCAAAGTTCAAACGGGCTTAACAGAACGGTGGGAACTAATCTTTTTTATAAATATTACGACAAAGAGAAGAATAAAATTTTAGATATTAACGTCGGAACCAATTACAACTCTCAGGAAGATAAAAGCTTTTTTGTAAAAGATATCAGCACCGAACCTGTTGCGGATGAACTGGGAATTAATTCTAATAATGAGATGCGAAATTACTATCTGAAAGTAGACTATACCCAACCATTAGGAAAATCGGGAGCTACATTTGAAGTGGGTGGGAAAATGGATTTTAACAATAATGTTATTCCAAATGATCTGTACGGAAATCATCTTGACAGCGACCTTCGTACGAATGATATTTTCCATTATAGTGATAATATTAATTCAATTTATGTAAATTATAGTAAAACTTTCTTTAAAAAGCTAGAAACCAGAATCGGGCTTCGCTATGAACATATCGATTTTAAAGTTCGTGAAGACGTTGCCGGAACTTACAGAAAAGATTCTTACGGAACTTTTTTGCCTAATTTATTGTTAAAATATTCTTTCTCTGATAAATATGATCTGAGTGTAACGTACAACCGCAATATCTGGCGTCCATGGTACTCGGAGTTTAATCCTTTCCTTGTTCCTAATAATGACGGAATTTATACGCGAGGAAATATGGATCTTGACCCAAATCCAAGCGACAGGGTTGTTATGAAATTAGGTGTTTTTAAGAAATATTTCCTTTCTGCAAGGTATATGTTTACAAAACAGGATTACTGGACAACTTATGATGAAGAAAATAATAAAACAGTCTCATATCCGGGTAATTTCCCTGGAAAAGTAGAAAAATATTATCTTTTCGCAAGTACCAACCAGACTTTTCTTAAAAATAAGCTAAGTGTAAATGTTGGTTTCGGATGGTATTATATCGACAACAGCGACTTTAATACAAAGAACGGACTTAATAGAGATGATGATTCGGGGCCAAGAAATTACATCAGCTATTGGGGGGGATCGACCAATTTATCATACACCAATCTTTTTAATAAAAATATTAATCTGAGTGCTTGGGTTGAAATTTCTAATCAGAATAATGGAAATTCTTTAGCTAACACAACAAACATTTTTCACAATATTTCTGTAACGAAGATTTTCCCGAAAACACAGATGGAAGCCAGTTTACAGCTGATGAATATTTTCCAGAGACCTAATTTTGATTCTACAACCTTCAGTCCAAAAGGAACTTTCAGAAATTCCTCACAATCTGATTGGTATGGTGTTTCTCTTACCTTCGTAAAACGTTTCGGAAACCAAAAAGTAAAAGGAAACACCAAAACCGATGTTGAAAAAGGCGGTGGCGGTGAGAAATAA
- a CDS encoding metallophosphoesterase — MKIQIISDLHQEFGLTDLSFDNADLVILAGDVNLGTKGIEWIKTKIPNKPVIYVLGNHEYYKGSYPKTLNKIKAAAQDSNVFVLEDSFVDIDGVRFHGTTLWTDFSLFGNPMHYGMICQPKMNDYKKITRDPSYSKLRTIDTFKIHQFSKLWLQESLENARGLKNIVVTHHAPSIQSVPNHYKEDPITSAYASNLEDFIVKHQPLYWIHGHIHTPCRYKIGETEIICNPHGYIDEKYNGYDKELIVEI; from the coding sequence ATGAAAATACAAATCATCAGCGACTTACACCAGGAATTTGGATTAACCGATCTGTCCTTTGATAATGCTGATTTGGTGATACTCGCTGGCGATGTAAATTTGGGTACAAAAGGAATTGAGTGGATCAAAACTAAAATTCCAAACAAACCTGTAATCTATGTGTTGGGAAACCATGAATATTACAAAGGTTCTTACCCAAAAACGCTTAATAAAATAAAGGCAGCCGCTCAAGATTCCAATGTTTTTGTACTTGAAGATTCTTTTGTAGATATTGATGGCGTTCGTTTTCATGGCACAACATTATGGACAGATTTTTCATTATTCGGAAATCCAATGCATTACGGAATGATCTGTCAGCCCAAAATGAATGATTATAAAAAGATAACCCGCGATCCTTCTTATTCGAAATTAAGAACGATTGATACTTTTAAGATCCATCAGTTTTCAAAATTATGGTTACAAGAAAGCCTTGAGAATGCAAGAGGTTTGAAAAATATCGTGGTTACGCACCACGCACCTAGTATTCAGTCTGTTCCCAACCATTATAAAGAAGATCCGATAACTTCAGCATATGCGTCGAACCTTGAAGATTTTATTGTAAAGCATCAACCTTTGTATTGGATTCACGGACATATTCATACACCTTGCAGATATAAAATTGGAGAAACAGAGATTATTTGTAATCCCCACGGATATATTGATGAAAAATATAATGGATATGATAAAGAATTGATTGTTGAAATTTAG
- a CDS encoding glycoside hydrolase family 3 C-terminal domain-containing protein produces MLKKTAIISLFTLISAYSMAQNTTLPIYLDESKPVEQRVQDALSRMTLEEKVAMLHAQSKFSSPGVPRLGIPEFWTTDGPHGVRPEVMWDEWNQAGWTNDSIIAYPALTALSATWNKKMSWNYGKALGEEARYRKKDILLGPGVNIYRTPLNGRNFEYMGEDPYLTSKMVVPYIKGVQSNGVATSVKHYALNNQEMFRHTSNVKIDDRTLYEIYLPPFKAAVTEGDSWTIMGAYDMYKGEYASQNQYLLNDILKGEWKYKGVVVSDWGAVNNTEQAIHNGLDLEFGSWTNGLSAGTKNAYDNYYLAKPYLDLIKSGKVGTKELDDKVTRLLNLAYKTTMNRNKPFGNVASEEHKAVAKEIGEEGIVLLKNQGNVLPIDINKAKKIAVIGENAIKIMTVGGGSSSLKVKYETLPLDGIKARFGKQSDVQYARGYVGDIGGEYNGVKSGQDLKDTRSEAELLNEAVELAKKSDYVIFVGGLNKADFQDSEGNDRKSYGLPYNQDNVISALAKANKNLAVVLVSGNAVAMPWVKEVPSIIQSWYLGSEAGNSIASVLAGDANPSGKLPFSFPVKLEDNSAHTLGEYPGNKEELAAGKGKDQQNPINITYNEGIFVGYRWHDTKKIKPLFSFGHGLSYTTFEFGKAKADKTTISQNDKITFTVTVKNTGKKAGAEVAQLYISDLKSSVERPTKELKGFEKVFLNPGEQKEVTFTIDKTALSFFDAQKHDWVAEPGDFEALIGNSSDAIKTKVKFTLK; encoded by the coding sequence ATGTTAAAGAAAACTGCCATCATAAGTTTATTCACGCTAATTTCTGCTTATTCTATGGCTCAAAATACTACTCTACCCATTTATTTGGACGAATCCAAACCCGTTGAACAACGTGTTCAGGATGCGCTTTCCAGAATGACTCTGGAAGAAAAAGTGGCGATGCTTCATGCACAGTCAAAATTCAGCTCTCCCGGAGTTCCAAGATTGGGAATCCCTGAATTCTGGACCACAGATGGCCCTCACGGCGTACGCCCTGAAGTAATGTGGGACGAATGGAACCAAGCCGGTTGGACGAACGACTCTATCATCGCCTACCCTGCTCTGACCGCTCTTTCCGCAACATGGAATAAAAAAATGTCATGGAATTACGGTAAGGCTTTAGGAGAAGAAGCTCGTTACAGAAAGAAAGATATCCTTTTGGGACCTGGAGTAAATATTTACAGAACACCATTGAACGGAAGAAATTTCGAATACATGGGTGAAGATCCTTATTTAACCTCAAAAATGGTGGTTCCTTACATTAAAGGGGTGCAATCAAACGGCGTGGCGACTTCTGTGAAGCATTATGCTCTTAATAATCAGGAAATGTTCCGTCATACAAGCAATGTAAAAATTGATGACAGAACTTTGTATGAAATCTATCTTCCGCCTTTCAAAGCTGCGGTTACAGAAGGAGATTCGTGGACGATTATGGGAGCTTACGATATGTACAAAGGTGAATATGCAAGTCAAAACCAATATCTTTTAAATGATATTTTAAAAGGAGAATGGAAATATAAAGGCGTTGTGGTTTCCGACTGGGGAGCAGTTAACAATACTGAACAAGCCATCCACAACGGATTGGATCTTGAATTCGGAAGTTGGACGAACGGACTTTCTGCAGGAACAAAAAATGCATACGATAATTACTATTTAGCAAAACCTTATTTAGATCTGATTAAATCAGGGAAAGTAGGCACAAAAGAGCTTGACGATAAAGTAACAAGACTTTTAAATCTTGCCTACAAAACAACAATGAACCGAAACAAACCTTTTGGAAATGTTGCTTCTGAGGAACATAAAGCTGTTGCCAAAGAAATCGGTGAAGAAGGAATTGTTTTGTTGAAAAACCAAGGAAACGTTCTTCCAATCGATATTAATAAGGCTAAAAAAATTGCTGTTATCGGTGAAAACGCGATCAAGATCATGACTGTTGGCGGCGGTTCATCTTCATTAAAAGTGAAATATGAAACGTTACCTTTAGACGGAATTAAAGCAAGATTCGGGAAACAGTCTGACGTACAATATGCAAGAGGTTATGTTGGAGATATTGGCGGAGAATATAACGGTGTAAAATCCGGGCAAGATTTAAAAGATACTCGTTCTGAGGCTGAATTATTAAACGAAGCTGTAGAATTAGCCAAAAAATCTGACTATGTAATCTTCGTTGGAGGATTAAATAAAGCCGACTTCCAGGACAGCGAAGGAAACGACAGAAAAAGCTACGGATTACCATACAATCAGGATAATGTGATCTCAGCTTTGGCAAAAGCGAATAAAAATCTTGCTGTCGTTCTTGTTTCAGGAAATGCAGTGGCAATGCCTTGGGTAAAGGAGGTTCCGTCAATTATTCAGTCTTGGTATTTAGGTTCTGAAGCCGGAAATTCTATTGCTTCTGTATTGGCAGGTGACGCCAATCCATCAGGAAAATTACCTTTTTCTTTCCCTGTGAAGCTGGAAGATAATTCTGCTCATACATTAGGAGAATATCCTGGAAATAAGGAAGAATTGGCTGCCGGAAAAGGAAAAGATCAGCAAAATCCTATCAATATTACTTACAACGAAGGAATCTTTGTTGGGTATCGTTGGCATGATACCAAAAAGATCAAACCTTTATTCAGTTTTGGTCACGGATTGAGTTATACAACTTTCGAATTTGGAAAAGCTAAAGCTGATAAAACGACGATCTCACAAAACGATAAAATCACGTTCACAGTTACTGTAAAAAATACAGGAAAAAAAGCAGGTGCTGAAGTTGCTCAATTATACATTAGCGACTTGAAATCTTCTGTTGAAAGACCAACAAAAGAATTAAAAGGTTTTGAAAAGGTATTTTTAAATCCCGGAGAACAAAAAGAAGTGACTTTTACGATTGATAAAACAGCATTGAGTTTCTTCGACGCTCAAAAACACGACTGGGTTGCTGAACCCGGAGATTTTGAAGCGTTGATCGGAAATTCTTCTGATGCGATTAAAACAAAAGTGAAGTTTACGTTGAAGTAA
- a CDS encoding glycoside hydrolase family 28 protein, producing MKKYALFFLLLLISIPFSAQYKPWVSAKQPLQEIQALKKQIVKPNFRKQDYLITDFGAIGDGKTKNTEAFKKAIEKCNSEGGGRVVVPKGIFLTGAIYLKSNVNLYVSEGSTILFSQDSNDYPIVFTRWEGMECMNYSSLIYAYEEENIAITGKGTLDGNSDNDHWWFWCGATKYGYNESRPGRQNPARAKLHEYMAQKKDPRQRIFGDGYYLRPNFVQPYKSKNFYMADVLVKNSPMWNLNPVLCENVLIERVKVISHGPNNDGFDPEACKNVWIKDSYFDTGDDCIAIKSGRDEDGRDIGKPAENHIIENCEMKDGHGGVVIGSEIAGGARNIYAIDNVMDSKNLDRALRIKTSSSRGGIIENVFFYNTKVGAYKEAAVRFNMHYEKPGNHIPTIRNIWVENLTVEKGGKYAVFSDAYESSPVTDFTMINAKIDGVEIPYKVDFLKNVTLKNVTVNGKPLTNFK from the coding sequence ATGAAAAAATATGCTTTATTCTTTCTTTTACTATTGATCTCGATCCCTTTTTCGGCTCAATATAAACCTTGGGTTTCGGCAAAACAACCTTTACAAGAAATTCAGGCGTTAAAAAAACAAATTGTAAAGCCAAATTTTAGAAAACAAGACTATCTCATTACAGATTTTGGTGCTATTGGTGACGGAAAGACAAAAAATACAGAAGCATTTAAGAAAGCTATTGAAAAATGTAATTCAGAAGGTGGAGGAAGAGTTGTAGTACCAAAAGGAATCTTCCTGACAGGTGCTATTTATTTAAAAAGTAATGTCAATCTATATGTAAGCGAAGGTTCTACCATTTTGTTTAGTCAGGACAGTAACGACTATCCTATTGTTTTCACAAGGTGGGAAGGAATGGAATGCATGAATTATTCATCCCTAATTTATGCTTACGAAGAAGAAAATATCGCTATAACCGGAAAAGGAACATTAGATGGAAATTCTGACAACGACCATTGGTGGTTTTGGTGTGGTGCAACAAAGTATGGTTACAACGAATCCCGTCCGGGAAGACAAAATCCTGCCCGTGCAAAACTTCACGAATATATGGCTCAAAAGAAAGATCCAAGACAAAGAATATTTGGTGACGGATATTATTTAAGACCAAATTTCGTACAGCCTTACAAAAGTAAAAATTTCTACATGGCAGATGTTTTGGTGAAAAATTCTCCGATGTGGAACCTAAATCCTGTATTGTGTGAAAATGTATTGATTGAAAGAGTAAAAGTGATCAGTCACGGTCCAAACAACGACGGATTTGATCCTGAAGCATGTAAAAATGTATGGATAAAAGATTCTTATTTTGATACCGGAGACGACTGTATTGCCATAAAATCAGGAAGAGACGAAGACGGAAGAGATATAGGAAAACCTGCAGAAAACCATATCATCGAAAACTGTGAAATGAAAGACGGACATGGCGGTGTTGTTATTGGAAGTGAAATTGCAGGCGGAGCTAGAAATATTTACGCAATAGACAATGTGATGGACAGTAAGAACCTTGACAGAGCTTTAAGAATTAAAACAAGCTCAAGTCGTGGAGGAATCATTGAAAACGTATTTTTCTATAACACAAAAGTTGGCGCGTATAAAGAAGCAGCCGTCCGTTTCAATATGCATTATGAAAAACCGGGAAATCATATTCCGACCATCAGAAATATCTGGGTAGAAAATCTGACTGTAGAAAAGGGTGGAAAATACGCTGTATTCTCTGATGCCTATGAATCTTCGCCGGTAACAGATTTCACCATGATCAACGCAAAAATTGATGGAGTTGAAATTCCGTATAAAGTTGATTTCTTAAAAAATGTGACATTGAAAAATGTAACCGTAAATGGAAAACCTTTAACCAATTTTAAGTAA